The Saxibacter everestensis genome has a window encoding:
- a CDS encoding fumarylacetoacetate hydrolase family protein, translating into MTETFALTAPFALARRKEDGALGLVAGDQFRPLMAKELGAADLNAFLAAPDWDRLAALAAATDGDWAALESVTLAAPVTPRQVIQAGANYRQHVIDLVAGGLTRDTDRTPEQARESAAAMMDDRKANGEAYFFIGLTTALVGAEEPLVLPPYSEEHDWELELAVVIGAEACRVSREDAWDHVAGYTIVNDITTRDLVFRKDMKEIGTDWFRAKNAPGFLPTGPYLVPARYADGSDLGIRLTLNGEVMQDARTDDLLFDIPALIATASQTRPLLPGDVLLTGSPTGNGTHWKRYLRDGDVMVGSIEGLGAQTVRCVAERGANAAMVPARESSDVETGSRP; encoded by the coding sequence ATGACCGAGACCTTCGCTCTCACCGCCCCGTTCGCCCTGGCCCGGCGGAAGGAGGACGGCGCCCTCGGCCTCGTGGCCGGCGACCAATTCCGGCCGCTCATGGCGAAGGAACTCGGCGCGGCCGACCTCAATGCGTTCCTCGCGGCCCCCGACTGGGACCGGCTGGCAGCCCTCGCGGCCGCCACCGACGGCGACTGGGCCGCGCTGGAGTCCGTCACCCTCGCGGCTCCCGTGACGCCCCGCCAGGTGATCCAGGCCGGCGCGAACTACCGGCAGCACGTGATCGACCTCGTCGCCGGGGGCCTCACCCGGGACACCGATCGCACCCCGGAGCAGGCCCGCGAGTCCGCCGCGGCGATGATGGACGACCGCAAGGCGAACGGTGAAGCATACTTCTTCATCGGCCTCACCACGGCGCTCGTCGGCGCCGAGGAACCGCTCGTCCTCCCGCCGTACAGCGAGGAGCACGACTGGGAGCTGGAACTCGCCGTCGTCATCGGGGCCGAGGCGTGCCGCGTCTCCCGGGAGGACGCCTGGGACCACGTCGCCGGGTACACCATCGTCAACGACATCACGACCCGCGATCTCGTGTTCAGAAAGGACATGAAGGAGATCGGCACCGACTGGTTCCGGGCGAAGAACGCCCCCGGCTTCCTCCCCACCGGCCCGTACCTCGTGCCCGCGCGCTATGCGGACGGCAGCGACCTCGGCATCCGCCTGACCCTTAACGGAGAGGTGATGCAGGACGCCCGCACGGACGACCTGCTGTTCGACATCCCCGCCCTGATCGCGACCGCCTCGCAGACCCGGCCGCTGCTCCCCGGGGACGTCCTTCTCACGGGCAGTCCCACTGGCAACGGCACGCACTGGAAGCGGTACCTGCGCGACGGCGACGTGATGGTCGGGTCCATCGAGGGTCTCGGGGCGCAGACGGTGCGCTGCGTCGCGGAGCGCGGGGCGAATGCCGCCATGGTACCTGCGAGAGAATCGTCCGACGTCGAGACGGGATCGCGCCCATGA
- a CDS encoding amidohydrolase family protein translates to MNLVDGPIDVHAHLLMPSLAREIEFRDPAGAAAAADLEARRNGPASLAASGRMIGDRIALLTEPDARLGAMDAQGVAVQVVSPSPSHYYPWADEDLAVWAAREANRLIAAHVGQAPDRLAGLGLVPLQHPQHMVECLEDAVLAHGLRGVEISSFAGDVELSDARLEGVWTRCEELQALVFLHPFGCSLDDRLDRYYLSNTAGQPVENAVALSHLIFAGVLDRHPGLRIVAAHGGGYLPTVIGRSDRAWEVRPEARECAERPSAYLGRLWYDTVVHDRRTLENLVAAVGQDRVLLGSDFPFDMGSDDPVALVRSAALPGYALEGILSGNAAALLARGCPGAGSDSGSSRQENRA, encoded by the coding sequence ATGAACCTCGTCGACGGGCCCATTGACGTCCATGCCCACCTGCTCATGCCTTCGCTCGCACGCGAGATCGAGTTCCGCGATCCGGCGGGCGCCGCGGCGGCCGCCGACCTCGAGGCGCGGCGCAACGGTCCCGCGAGCCTCGCCGCCTCGGGCCGGATGATCGGCGACCGCATCGCCCTCCTCACCGAGCCCGACGCGCGCCTCGGCGCAATGGACGCCCAAGGCGTTGCCGTGCAGGTCGTCAGCCCTTCCCCCAGCCACTACTACCCCTGGGCGGATGAGGACCTCGCGGTGTGGGCCGCGCGCGAGGCGAATCGCCTCATTGCCGCCCACGTGGGTCAGGCCCCAGACCGGCTGGCCGGTCTGGGGCTCGTGCCGCTGCAGCACCCGCAGCACATGGTCGAGTGCCTCGAGGACGCAGTCCTCGCACATGGCTTGCGCGGTGTGGAGATCTCCTCCTTCGCCGGCGACGTGGAACTATCCGACGCCCGGCTCGAGGGCGTCTGGACCCGGTGCGAGGAACTCCAGGCGTTGGTGTTCCTCCACCCGTTCGGCTGCAGCCTCGACGACCGGCTCGACCGGTACTACCTGTCGAACACGGCGGGACAACCGGTGGAGAACGCCGTCGCTCTCTCCCATCTCATCTTCGCCGGCGTCCTCGACCGGCACCCGGGCTTGAGGATCGTTGCGGCGCACGGCGGCGGCTACCTGCCCACCGTGATCGGCCGGTCCGACCGCGCGTGGGAGGTGCGGCCGGAGGCCCGCGAGTGCGCGGAACGCCCGTCCGCCTACCTGGGCCGGCTCTGGTACGACACCGTGGTCCACGATCGGCGGACCCTGGAGAACCTCGTGGCCGCGGTCGGGCAGGACAGGGTCCTGCTCGGCAGCGACTTCCCGTTCGACATGGGCTCCGACGACCCGGTGGCGCTCGTCCGCTCCGCCGCGCTGCCGGGGTACGCGCTCGAGGGCATCCTCTCTGGCAACGCCGCGGCGCTCCTCGCCCGCGGCTGCCCGGGTGCCGGCTCCGACTCCGGCTCCTCGCGTCAGGAGAACCGCGCATGA
- a CDS encoding FadR/GntR family transcriptional regulator yields the protein MSQISGPVQHSGSEPGAVAPLSLRMPEPRSRAEQLAEAIDQRIRERGLGPGDPVGTLQSLRQESGYARSTVSEAVRLLRERGILEIRPGRSGGLFVADGGPVVRLRRTLLTVGEQPSAVLDAIELREHLEELIAVGAARCRTAADIEDLRTLLGRMEGAASWDEFMHANWTLHERIAEIVPNQMARAVYIGTLGHLSGTSSRFDSDDPAAVAYRTHRHRVHAELVDAIAAGDLEAVAAAVRAHNTTDQPAS from the coding sequence ATGTCACAGATCAGCGGCCCCGTACAGCACTCCGGATCCGAGCCGGGGGCGGTCGCGCCCCTCAGCCTCCGGATGCCCGAACCCCGCTCCCGAGCGGAGCAACTGGCGGAGGCGATCGACCAGCGGATCCGCGAGCGGGGCCTCGGCCCGGGAGATCCGGTCGGCACCCTGCAGTCCCTGCGGCAGGAGAGCGGATATGCCCGATCCACGGTCAGCGAAGCCGTGCGGCTGCTGCGCGAACGCGGGATCCTGGAGATCCGGCCCGGCCGAAGCGGCGGCTTGTTCGTCGCCGACGGCGGTCCGGTGGTGCGGTTGCGCCGTACCCTGCTCACCGTGGGCGAGCAGCCCTCCGCCGTGCTGGACGCCATCGAGCTCCGGGAACATCTCGAGGAGCTGATCGCGGTCGGGGCGGCCCGCTGCCGGACCGCCGCAGACATCGAAGACCTCCGGACTCTGCTAGGCCGGATGGAGGGCGCCGCATCCTGGGACGAGTTCATGCATGCCAACTGGACGCTGCACGAGCGGATCGCCGAAATCGTCCCGAACCAGATGGCACGTGCCGTCTACATCGGAACCCTGGGCCACCTCTCGGGCACCTCCTCACGCTTCGACTCCGACGATCCGGCCGCCGTCGCCTACCGAACGCACCGTCACCGGGTGCACGCCGAACTGGTGGACGCCATCGCCGCCGGTGACCTCGAGGCTGTCGCCGCGGCCGTCCGAGCCCACAACACCACCGACCAACCCGCCAGCTGA
- a CDS encoding fumarylacetoacetate hydrolase family protein: MRIVGVRAADGSVQVASLSGDGAKAIVLASLEEFWQDAAGYLGDAGRQDAAGQLGGGSALGDCLDAADVEFVPPVLPGARVICIGLNYLKHVAEGSFRDQELPEYPTLFARWTQSLTVGGAAVPVPADEAGLDWEGEIVAWVGDTLVDATPEEALAAVVGYSTFNDITSRRAQKLTSQWILGKNGDNSGPLGPLVPAAQVGDLRDGLRVITRVNGQIVQDGNTEEMVYTVGDTLAHISRTFTLRPGDLLATGTPSGVGYARDPQWLLQPGDVVEVEVDRLGVLSNTVVGHDARRTAAARS, encoded by the coding sequence ATGAGGATTGTCGGAGTCCGCGCCGCCGACGGAAGCGTGCAGGTTGCCTCGCTGTCCGGGGACGGCGCCAAAGCCATCGTCCTGGCCAGTCTCGAGGAGTTCTGGCAGGACGCGGCCGGCTACCTGGGCGACGCCGGGCGGCAGGACGCCGCCGGTCAGCTGGGCGGCGGGTCGGCCCTGGGCGACTGTCTCGACGCCGCCGATGTCGAGTTCGTGCCGCCGGTGCTGCCGGGGGCACGAGTCATCTGTATCGGGCTTAACTACCTCAAGCACGTCGCGGAGGGGTCCTTCCGCGACCAGGAGCTGCCGGAATATCCCACGCTGTTCGCTCGGTGGACCCAGTCACTCACGGTGGGCGGGGCGGCGGTGCCCGTGCCGGCCGATGAGGCGGGCCTGGACTGGGAAGGCGAAATCGTCGCCTGGGTGGGCGACACCCTGGTGGACGCGACGCCCGAGGAGGCGCTGGCCGCCGTCGTCGGCTACTCGACGTTCAACGACATCACCTCCCGCCGGGCCCAGAAACTGACCTCGCAGTGGATTCTGGGCAAGAACGGCGACAACTCGGGCCCACTCGGCCCGCTGGTGCCGGCCGCGCAGGTCGGCGACCTGCGGGACGGGCTGCGGGTGATAACGCGCGTGAACGGACAGATCGTCCAGGACGGCAATACCGAGGAGATGGTCTACACCGTCGGTGACACTTTGGCGCACATCTCCCGGACGTTCACCCTGCGGCCCGGGGATCTGCTGGCCACCGGGACTCCCTCGGGCGTCGGCTATGCCCGCGACCCGCAGTGGTTGCTCCAGCCCGGTGACGTCGTCGAGGTCGAGGTGGACCGGCTCGGCGTGCTGAGTAACACCGTGGTCGGCCACGACGCGCGCCGGACAGCGGCGGCGCGCTCATGA
- a CDS encoding alpha/beta hydrolase, which yields MRSGDTAGTRERDSAGSRDTVRVDRDIVFARPGDADLLLDLYRPARTSRPVPVVLWLHGGGWFTGDRTLAPDLARRVAATGLAMASVEYRLSGQALFPAQLHDVRSAIRYLRQHAEKYGLDPRLIGVWGASAGGHLAALAGLTGHLDVLPGEENTLGSAAVQAVAESYAPVDLIAGVEAAQEALPGTDAAASPEARLLGGHPADRPDAAGQANPLTWVSAAAPPFQISHGTGDVLVSHRQSERLHAALVAAGVPSELYLLDGYRHGFLNPAGRLDVQLARVMDDGRLEQEGSARATYSSSAAPAAEQTMFGLDRVDAFFTRHLDRTPPSTTGDTR from the coding sequence ATGAGGTCCGGTGACACGGCAGGAACCCGAGAACGCGATTCCGCCGGCAGCCGTGACACCGTCCGGGTCGATCGGGACATCGTCTTCGCCCGCCCAGGCGATGCCGACCTGCTGCTCGACCTCTATCGGCCGGCCCGCACGTCCCGCCCTGTCCCCGTTGTGCTCTGGCTGCATGGCGGCGGCTGGTTCACCGGCGACCGGACGCTCGCGCCTGACCTCGCGCGCCGTGTCGCCGCCACCGGCCTCGCCATGGCGAGCGTCGAGTACCGGCTGTCCGGGCAGGCGCTGTTCCCTGCACAGCTGCATGACGTGCGTTCCGCGATCCGATACCTGCGGCAGCACGCCGAGAAGTACGGACTCGATCCCCGGCTGATCGGGGTATGGGGCGCCTCGGCCGGGGGACACCTGGCTGCACTGGCCGGGCTCACCGGACACCTCGACGTGCTGCCCGGCGAGGAGAACACCCTCGGCAGTGCCGCCGTCCAGGCGGTCGCGGAGTCCTACGCGCCGGTCGACCTGATTGCCGGGGTCGAAGCGGCGCAGGAGGCGCTTCCGGGAACCGACGCCGCCGCGTCGCCGGAAGCGCGGCTGCTGGGCGGGCACCCGGCTGACCGTCCCGACGCCGCCGGGCAGGCCAACCCGCTCACCTGGGTGAGCGCCGCGGCACCACCGTTCCAGATCTCGCATGGCACGGGCGACGTCCTCGTCTCGCATCGGCAGAGCGAGCGGCTGCACGCGGCGCTCGTCGCCGCCGGCGTGCCAAGCGAGCTCTATCTCCTCGACGGCTACCGGCACGGCTTCCTCAACCCGGCGGGACGGCTCGACGTCCAACTCGCCCGGGTGATGGACGACGGGCGCCTCGAGCAGGAGGGCTCGGCGCGCGCCACCTACAGTTCCTCCGCTGCTCCGGCAGCGGAGCAGACCATGTTCGGGCTCGACCGGGTGGATGCCTTCTTCACCCGGCACCTCGATCGCACGCCTCCATCAACGACGGGAGACACCCGATGA
- a CDS encoding DUF3500 domain-containing protein, with protein sequence MSTTESDAEFRQYLFPDEHPRVSELRGLDAYAYRDVAQRPGTFTGELVRGWTPLYLNEFHGVTENGIRREDLFPLESPRPGEEAPVAAMVAAAEALLDAVSEPDRDRLIYDVEAVQWQTWANPEFMQFDTGLRLEFQPEPVRERALALVRASLSPEGYRLTRDMMRINGFLGQVVGLEGILNEFSYNVALYGRPHPSAPWGWQLYGHHCAVNCLVVEGRMTIGPVFFGAEPNEIDDGPHAGMIAFRDRISLGIELMAALPEEQRRAATVYQQMVDPAMPPGRVHPGDERHLAGAFQDNRVIPFEGVQVARMPAEARRLVLAIVEQFVLPLPAGPRAARLREVEAHLDETWFCWIGGHAPGDVFYYRIQSPVVIAELDHHCGVFLDYDTPKHFHVHTVLRTPHGNDYGRAWLRQWTDTATGANGTVARAGTR encoded by the coding sequence TTGTCCACCACGGAATCGGACGCCGAGTTCCGCCAATACCTATTCCCGGACGAGCACCCCCGGGTCTCCGAGCTGCGCGGGCTGGACGCCTATGCGTACCGCGATGTTGCCCAGCGGCCGGGCACCTTCACGGGCGAACTGGTCCGCGGCTGGACGCCGCTGTACCTGAATGAGTTCCACGGCGTCACGGAGAACGGCATCCGGCGGGAGGACCTGTTCCCGCTGGAGTCACCCCGGCCCGGCGAAGAGGCCCCGGTCGCCGCGATGGTCGCCGCCGCCGAGGCCCTGCTCGATGCCGTATCCGAACCGGACCGGGATCGCCTGATCTACGACGTCGAGGCCGTGCAGTGGCAGACCTGGGCCAATCCGGAGTTCATGCAGTTCGACACCGGCCTGCGCCTGGAGTTCCAGCCGGAGCCGGTGCGCGAACGCGCGCTGGCTCTCGTGCGGGCATCGTTGAGCCCCGAAGGCTATCGGCTGACCCGGGACATGATGCGGATCAACGGCTTCCTGGGGCAGGTCGTGGGCCTGGAGGGCATCCTCAACGAATTCAGCTACAACGTTGCCCTCTACGGGCGTCCACATCCGAGCGCACCATGGGGGTGGCAGCTCTACGGGCACCACTGCGCAGTCAACTGCCTGGTGGTCGAGGGCCGGATGACGATCGGCCCGGTTTTCTTCGGCGCGGAGCCCAACGAGATCGACGACGGCCCACACGCGGGCATGATTGCGTTCCGCGACCGCATTTCGCTGGGCATCGAACTAATGGCCGCGCTCCCGGAGGAGCAGCGGCGGGCCGCGACCGTGTACCAGCAGATGGTCGACCCCGCAATGCCGCCCGGCCGGGTCCATCCCGGTGACGAGCGGCACCTGGCCGGCGCGTTCCAGGACAACCGGGTGATCCCGTTCGAGGGAGTCCAGGTCGCGCGGATGCCGGCCGAGGCGCGGCGTCTGGTGCTGGCCATCGTGGAGCAGTTCGTGCTGCCCCTGCCGGCGGGACCGCGCGCGGCCCGGCTGCGCGAGGTGGAGGCACACCTGGACGAGACCTGGTTCTGCTGGATCGGCGGCCACGCGCCGGGCGATGTCTTCTACTACCGGATCCAGTCGCCGGTGGTCATCGCCGAGCTCGATCATCACTGCGGGGTGTTCCTGGACTACGACACACCCAAGCACTTCCACGTGCACACGGTCTTGCGCACGCCGCATGGAAACGACTACGGCCGAGCCTGGCTTCGGCAGTGGACCGACACCGCGACCGGCGCGAACGGGACGGTCGCTCGGGCCGGGACTCGGTAG
- a CDS encoding FAD-dependent monooxygenase: MLALEFDRFGIDSVVLEPRTTVHDNRPRAKTTNARTMTLLRRLGLADRLRAAAPLPTSYSEDVAFCTSLVGHELRRFRHAFQLHADRWELQPEAGQQVAQPVVEEVLRTAVRGARRAGLFTGISLRDLRNVDGDDNTRAVARVEDESGAVREIPCGYLVGADGGASAVRRSLGIRLEGGSAARPNLNAVFRSPDLAGKVALEPAVQYWVVGQQAQGMIGRMDLDDTWWTILQGVDVAPERTPELVRALVGADISLDVIETDAWTARMLLAPSYQRGGVFLVGDAAHLNPPWGGHGFNTCIGDAVNLAWKLAAVESGWGTRRLLDTYQEERRPVAERTIRDAATNGKALAYDFIDPRLDDDGREGEDARARAHVSLGVKESEFLSLGLVLGYHYAGSSLITPDGTRPPAEDPVHYAPSAAPGCLLPHAWLADGRSLYDLLGGGFTLLLDGGDSRSAEGWDEVAARAEAAGIPLAVRTVGDFDAADAGELWGAPGVLVRPDQHVAWRGNAPSAALEALRRAVGLPGAGQSGSDQPAPVGSLTI, translated from the coding sequence ATGCTCGCCCTGGAGTTCGATCGGTTCGGCATCGACAGCGTCGTGCTCGAGCCCCGGACAACGGTCCACGACAACCGGCCGCGGGCCAAGACCACCAACGCCCGCACCATGACCCTGCTCCGCCGCCTCGGGCTGGCCGACCGGCTGCGGGCCGCCGCTCCGTTGCCGACGTCCTACTCGGAGGACGTCGCCTTCTGTACCAGCCTGGTGGGACACGAGTTGCGCCGGTTCCGGCACGCCTTCCAGCTGCACGCCGATCGATGGGAACTCCAGCCCGAGGCCGGGCAGCAGGTCGCCCAGCCCGTGGTCGAAGAGGTGTTGCGCACCGCGGTGCGCGGGGCCCGGCGGGCTGGGTTGTTCACCGGCATCTCCCTGCGCGACCTCCGGAACGTTGACGGTGACGATAACACCCGCGCCGTCGCCCGCGTCGAGGACGAGAGCGGCGCCGTCCGCGAGATTCCGTGCGGCTATCTGGTCGGTGCCGATGGCGGTGCCTCTGCCGTCCGCCGCTCGCTCGGCATCCGGCTGGAGGGAGGCTCCGCCGCCCGCCCCAATCTCAACGCGGTCTTCCGTTCGCCCGACCTGGCCGGCAAGGTCGCACTCGAGCCCGCGGTGCAGTACTGGGTCGTGGGGCAACAGGCCCAGGGGATGATCGGCCGGATGGACCTGGACGACACCTGGTGGACGATCCTGCAGGGCGTGGACGTTGCGCCGGAGCGGACGCCGGAGCTGGTGCGGGCGCTGGTCGGTGCGGACATCTCGCTTGATGTCATCGAAACCGACGCCTGGACGGCGCGGATGCTGCTGGCTCCGTCCTATCAGCGGGGCGGCGTCTTCCTGGTGGGGGATGCCGCGCACCTGAACCCCCCGTGGGGCGGGCACGGCTTCAACACCTGCATCGGGGACGCGGTCAATCTCGCCTGGAAGCTCGCCGCGGTCGAGAGCGGCTGGGGCACGCGCCGGCTGCTGGACACGTACCAGGAGGAACGGCGTCCGGTCGCCGAACGCACCATCCGGGATGCCGCCACGAACGGCAAGGCGCTGGCCTACGACTTCATCGATCCGCGGCTGGACGATGACGGCCGCGAGGGTGAGGATGCCCGCGCCCGCGCTCACGTGAGCCTCGGGGTGAAGGAAAGCGAGTTCCTCTCCCTCGGCCTCGTCCTCGGCTACCACTACGCCGGCTCGTCCCTGATCACCCCCGACGGCACTCGACCGCCGGCCGAGGACCCGGTCCATTACGCCCCGTCGGCGGCGCCCGGCTGTCTGCTGCCGCACGCCTGGCTGGCCGATGGCCGCTCGCTCTACGACCTGCTCGGCGGCGGATTCACCCTATTGCTGGACGGCGGCGATTCCCGGTCGGCGGAAGGCTGGGACGAGGTCGCCGCCCGGGCCGAGGCAGCGGGAATTCCGCTCGCGGTGCGGACCGTGGGCGATTTCGACGCCGCCGACGCCGGTGAGCTCTGGGGCGCGCCCGGTGTGCTGGTGCGCCCCGACCAGCACGTGGCCTGGCGAGGAAACGCGCCGTCGGCGGCGCTGGAGGCGCTGCGTCGCGCGGTCGGACTGCCCGGCGCCGGGCAGTCCGGTTCGGACCAGCCCGCGCCGGTAGGATCGCTGACTATCTGA
- a CDS encoding MFS transporter: MTRITARSAASPVTVFVICWLGLLADGYDLYVYGATLPGFIGQAPWNVTPATAGAVGSFALVGMLLGSMIAGTLTDRLGRRRLLIGSLALFSLAMLACAFAPNFSVFGALRFVAGIGIGGLLPTAVALTNEFASARKKSIVLGLVLTGPAIGSLLAAVVAVNLLEDHGVRPVYAIGAASALLIPFALRLLPESPAYLRAVGRHDAAAELSSRYGMTSPDDVGRPPAQGTAPALPRGLVAGLFRDRNLAPTLGMWLLCLLSLLTIFGLTTWLPQMMRQAGFAQGSAISFLLTYSIGAIAGTVVAAVVGQLTAPKVMAIIGFVAAAAALLVASQASSPAVLTTAFLIAGFGGMGTQNMINDHVAQYYPAALRATGLGWALAAGRVGAIIGPSYGAWAVTTGGGVEFAALAFAVPALLGAVIALGLPRRQRIVDPAKLSVRATKEVPR, encoded by the coding sequence ATGACCCGCATCACAGCTCGCAGCGCGGCGAGCCCCGTCACCGTCTTCGTGATCTGCTGGCTCGGCCTGCTCGCCGACGGCTACGACCTCTACGTCTACGGAGCGACCCTGCCGGGTTTCATCGGCCAGGCCCCGTGGAACGTCACACCCGCTACGGCCGGTGCCGTGGGCAGCTTTGCCCTGGTCGGCATGCTGCTCGGTTCGATGATCGCCGGAACCTTGACGGACCGGCTCGGCCGGCGCCGGTTGCTGATCGGATCGCTGGCCCTCTTCTCCCTGGCCATGCTTGCCTGCGCCTTTGCGCCCAACTTCAGCGTGTTCGGGGCATTGCGCTTCGTCGCCGGCATCGGCATCGGCGGCCTGTTGCCGACCGCCGTGGCGTTGACCAACGAGTTCGCCAGTGCCCGGAAGAAATCCATCGTCCTCGGGTTGGTGCTGACCGGCCCGGCGATCGGCAGTCTGCTGGCCGCCGTCGTCGCCGTGAACCTGCTCGAGGATCATGGCGTGCGCCCGGTCTACGCAATCGGCGCGGCCTCCGCGCTCCTGATTCCGTTCGCCCTGCGGCTGCTGCCGGAGTCTCCCGCCTACCTGCGGGCGGTGGGCCGGCACGATGCCGCCGCCGAGCTGTCCTCCCGATACGGGATGACGTCGCCGGACGACGTCGGCCGCCCGCCGGCGCAGGGGACGGCGCCGGCCCTGCCGCGTGGGCTGGTTGCCGGTCTGTTCCGGGACCGCAACCTTGCTCCCACGCTCGGCATGTGGCTGCTGTGCCTGCTGAGCCTGCTCACGATCTTCGGGCTGACCACCTGGCTGCCGCAGATGATGCGCCAGGCGGGCTTCGCGCAGGGATCGGCGATCTCCTTCCTGCTCACCTACTCGATCGGCGCCATCGCCGGGACCGTGGTGGCGGCCGTCGTCGGCCAGCTCACGGCGCCGAAGGTGATGGCGATCATCGGGTTCGTTGCCGCCGCCGCGGCGCTGCTGGTCGCCTCCCAGGCCTCATCCCCGGCCGTGCTGACGACGGCGTTCCTGATCGCCGGGTTCGGTGGCATGGGCACGCAGAACATGATCAACGACCATGTCGCTCAGTACTATCCCGCAGCACTGCGCGCGACCGGGCTCGGGTGGGCGCTGGCGGCCGGGCGGGTCGGAGCCATCATCGGCCCGAGCTACGGGGCGTGGGCGGTGACAACCGGCGGTGGCGTGGAGTTCGCGGCGCTCGCCTTCGCGGTTCCCGCCCTCCTCGGCGCCGTGATCGCGCTCGGGTTGCCGCGGCGGCAAAGGATCGTCGATCCGGCTAAACTCTCCGTGCGCGCAACGAAAGAGGTACCGCGATAA
- a CDS encoding MFS transporter, giving the protein MKTHDTLSPVTGESSPSVREFTQGWTALLFATLGAGVGFSCLGYILGTLVVPLQDEFGWGRGQITLTSLVSSLGMAAALPFMGPLLDRFGVKRVAWVSLPLFALVLFALSRFDATLLWFLALYALAGIIGVGTSAVTYTKAIVERFRVRRGLALGIMAMGLGAAGLLLPPLMGVVVAAYGWRGAYLTMALLALSPVLVLPFARLANPGKARTAAGQAAAPATTPEPAGPSRGQVLRGKEFWLLCAAFFFLGWALLTMVPHFVPMLIDSGVDPVLAATLSSLVGVGTLIGRPIVGWLLDRFYPTLVAVPLFFVAAAGCLGLLWGGAAFAPVTAVLIGLGFGAEIDLMSYLSSRYFGQRAFGALYSYVYSAFMVVSAIGPVTAGYLFDAQGSYSASLVVAAGFLVLGSVLLVVLPRYDRREAIPAGESAVKRPVKR; this is encoded by the coding sequence ATGAAGACGCACGACACGCTCTCCCCCGTGACCGGCGAGTCGTCGCCGTCCGTCCGCGAGTTCACGCAGGGGTGGACCGCGCTCCTCTTCGCGACGCTGGGCGCCGGGGTCGGCTTCAGTTGCCTCGGCTACATCCTCGGCACCCTCGTCGTTCCGCTGCAGGACGAGTTCGGATGGGGACGCGGCCAGATCACGCTCACCAGTCTCGTGAGTTCCCTCGGCATGGCGGCCGCGCTCCCGTTCATGGGTCCGCTGCTCGACCGGTTCGGGGTGAAGCGCGTCGCTTGGGTCTCGCTCCCCCTCTTCGCGCTCGTCCTCTTCGCCCTCAGCCGCTTCGACGCCACACTCCTGTGGTTCCTCGCGCTTTACGCGCTCGCCGGCATCATCGGGGTTGGCACATCCGCCGTGACATACACGAAGGCGATCGTCGAACGCTTCCGGGTCCGGCGAGGCCTGGCGCTGGGCATCATGGCGATGGGTCTCGGCGCCGCCGGGCTGCTCCTGCCGCCGCTCATGGGTGTCGTCGTCGCGGCGTACGGCTGGCGCGGCGCCTACCTCACGATGGCGCTGCTCGCTCTCTCCCCCGTCCTCGTCCTGCCGTTCGCGCGCCTCGCCAACCCCGGGAAGGCCCGGACGGCGGCCGGGCAGGCGGCCGCGCCGGCCACCACACCGGAGCCCGCCGGGCCCTCCCGCGGGCAGGTGTTGCGGGGCAAGGAGTTCTGGCTGCTGTGCGCCGCATTCTTCTTCCTCGGCTGGGCGCTGCTCACAATGGTGCCGCACTTCGTGCCGATGCTCATCGACTCTGGGGTCGATCCGGTCCTGGCCGCCACGCTGTCGTCGCTCGTGGGCGTCGGAACCCTCATCGGGCGTCCGATCGTGGGCTGGCTGCTCGACCGGTTCTACCCCACGCTCGTCGCCGTGCCGTTGTTCTTCGTGGCCGCGGCGGGGTGCCTCGGGCTGTTGTGGGGCGGCGCCGCGTTCGCCCCGGTCACCGCCGTACTGATCGGACTGGGATTCGGCGCCGAGATCGACCTGATGTCGTACCTGAGCTCGCGGTACTTCGGTCAGCGGGCCTTCGGGGCGCTGTACAGCTATGTGTACAGCGCGTTCATGGTCGTCTCCGCGATCGGTCCCGTGACTGCGGGCTACCTGTTCGACGCCCAGGGCTCGTACTCGGCGTCACTCGTGGTCGCGGCAGGGTTCCTCGTGCTCGGGTCGGTCCTCCTAGTCGTCCTGCCCCGGTATGACCGGCGCGAAGCGATCCCAGCTGGAGAGTCGGCGGTGAAGCGTCCGGTGAAGCGCTGA